The DNA region GCATACACGTCGTACGACGCCACGTCGGCGTGCCAGGACGCCACCTGCACCGGCTCGTACCGCAGCCCGAAGAGGCGTCCGGTCACCTCCAGCAGCCCCTGGCGCACCCGGGTGAAGTCGAAGTAGGTGCGCACCTGCTGGGAGTCGACCTGGTACTGCTCGGCGCGGACCAGCTCCTGGTAGTGGCTGGCGTCGAACGGCTCGATCGCGGTCGCGTCGGGGAAGTCGCGGCGGTAGCGCTCCAGCAGGACGGCGAGGTCGCGCTCCAGGGGATCGGCCGCGGCGTCGGCGATCCGGTCGATGAACTCCGGGATCGCGGCGCCGGTGCCGATCATCTTCACGTCGGCGTCATAGCTGGGCCAGTCCTCGAAGCCGACCGTGGTGGCGAGCTCGTGGCGCAGCGCGAACATCTCGGTCAGCAGCGGCTCGGCCGTGGGCCACCCGCGCTCCAGGAAGGCGGTGGTGATGTCGCGGCGCAGCCCCTGGTCGCGGGCGAACATCCGGACCGGGATCGCGTCGGGGTAGTCGGTGGTGACGGTGACCAGGCCGTCCTCGTCCACCGGGTGCTCCGCGCGCCAGTCCTCGGGGAGCCCGGCGAGCCGGTCCGGCGCGACCCGGACGGTGCGCACGTCGTCGCGCGCCACCTTGGAGAACTCCTGGTCCAGCTGGGTCAGCCGCTCGCTGATCGCCGAGATCCGGGCCCGGGTCTCCTCGTCGCGGTCCACTCCGGAGCGGCGGAAGTCGTTGCGGACCTTGGCCAGCATCCGCTGCGCGAGCGGATCGCCCGCGAGGGCGTCGGCGTCGAGGGCCGCGAAGACGTCGTACAGGCCACGGTCGAGGCTCCACTCGGTGGCGAGGCGCTGGGCGTCCTGCTCGGCCGTCTCGGCGATGTCGCGGACCTCGAGCGCGGGGTGCACGTTGCCCAGCAGGGAGCCGACCGCGGCGGCGTTGCCGAGGTGACCGCCGGCGCGGTCCCACAGCCGCAGCACCGCGCGCGGGTCGCCGGGGTCGGCGGTGCGGACCTGCTCGACCAGCGCCCGGGCGGCGGCCAGCTCGCTCGCCGCCCGTTCACCCACCCAGGCGGCCCAGGCGGCGGAGCCCTCGGTGGTGGTCGGGTCGGCAGCGGGCAGCGCGAGCAGGTCGGTCACCCGGTCAGCCTAGGAGCCGGGGACCAGCTCGGAGAGCCGGCGCGTCAGGTAGGCGCGTTCCGCGGCGTTGTCGCCGGTCTGGATCGCGGCACGGTAGGCGTCCGCGGCCTCCCCGCTGCGTCCCAGCCGGCGCAGCAGGTCGGCCCGCACCGCGTGCCACGCGTGGTAGCCGTCGAGCCGGTCACCCAACTCCTC from Nocardioides sambongensis includes:
- a CDS encoding M3 family metallopeptidase, whose amino-acid sequence is MTDLLALPAADPTTTEGSAAWAAWVGERAASELAAARALVEQVRTADPGDPRAVLRLWDRAGGHLGNAAAVGSLLGNVHPALEVRDIAETAEQDAQRLATEWSLDRGLYDVFAALDADALAGDPLAQRMLAKVRNDFRRSGVDRDEETRARISAISERLTQLDQEFSKVARDDVRTVRVAPDRLAGLPEDWRAEHPVDEDGLVTVTTDYPDAIPVRMFARDQGLRRDITTAFLERGWPTAEPLLTEMFALRHELATTVGFEDWPSYDADVKMIGTGAAIPEFIDRIADAAADPLERDLAVLLERYRRDFPDATAIEPFDASHYQELVRAEQYQVDSQQVRTYFDFTRVRQGLLEVTGRLFGLRYEPVQVASWHADVASYDVYAARGEREGALLGRIYLDLHARDGKYKHAAQFTLVDGVAGLQAPEGVLVCNFSRGLMEHDHVVTLFHEFGHLLHHVLAGHGDWFRFAGVATEWDFVEAPSQMLEEWAWDAEVLQSFATDASCAPIPAELVAKMRAADDYGKGIYARTQMFYAAMSYWFHRDPADTSAGATPPDLTERMIELQGRYAALPYLEGTHMFASFGHLGGYSSGYYTYMWSLVIAKDLFSAFSDGALFDPEVAGRYRDRVLARGGEADAADLVADFLGREYSFDAYGRWLRR